From the genome of Cytobacillus firmus, one region includes:
- a CDS encoding sugar transferase, with product MSNIAKEEYLYVQQNQKVPVNNRLSYLAAKRFVDIVGSLAGIILLSLLFLIVAALIKLDDPKGSIFFSQKRVGKNGRQFNMYKFRSMVSNAEEKLQELLQYNEVSGAMFKMKDDPRITKIGKFIRKTSIDELPQLFNVLKGDMSLVGPRPPLPREVEEYSDYDKQRLLVAPGCTGLWQVSGRSNIGFKEMVDLDLMYIRKRSLLFDIKIILKTVLVLFGSKDAF from the coding sequence ATGTCAAACATAGCAAAGGAAGAATATTTATACGTTCAACAAAACCAAAAGGTTCCTGTTAATAATCGGCTATCATATTTGGCTGCTAAGAGATTCGTTGATATCGTGGGCTCTTTAGCTGGAATTATTTTATTGAGTTTATTATTTTTAATTGTGGCTGCTTTGATCAAATTGGATGATCCAAAAGGAAGCATTTTTTTCTCGCAGAAAAGAGTCGGAAAAAACGGCAGGCAATTTAACATGTATAAATTCCGCTCAATGGTCTCCAATGCTGAAGAAAAGCTTCAGGAGCTTCTTCAATATAATGAAGTGAGTGGAGCAATGTTCAAAATGAAGGATGATCCAAGAATCACGAAAATAGGGAAGTTTATTCGCAAGACAAGTATCGACGAGCTTCCTCAGTTATTTAATGTCTTAAAAGGCGATATGAGCCTGGTGGGTCCAAGACCTCCACTTCCAAGGGAGGTAGAGGAATATTCCGATTATGACAAACAAAGGCTATTGGTAGCTCCTGGTTGTACAGGTCTCTGGCAAGTGAGCGGAAGAAGCAATATAGGATTTAAAGAAATGGTAGATCTTGATTTGATGTACATTAGAAAAAGGTCGCTATTATTCGATATCAAAATTATACTAAAAACCGTGCTTGTCTTATTCGGTTCTAAAGATGCTTTTTAG
- the galU gene encoding UTP--glucose-1-phosphate uridylyltransferase GalU, producing MKKVRKAIIPAAGLGTRFLPATKAMPKEMLPIVDKPTIQYIVEEAVASGIEDIIIVTGKGKRAIEDHFDFAPELEQNLAEKGKLDLLEKVRYSTNLADIHYIRQKEPKGLGHAVWCARNFIGDEPFAVLLGDDIVESDTPCLRQLIDQYEETHSSVIGVQTVSDEDTHRYGVIDPESQNGRRYQVNNFVEKPKSGTAPSNLAIMGRYVLTPEIFMFLDKQEKGAGGEVQLTDAIQHLNQIQRVFAYDFEGKRYDVGEKFGFVKTTIEFALQHEDLKIEMLDYLREVVAANDANLIKL from the coding sequence ATGAAAAAGGTACGTAAGGCTATTATTCCTGCTGCAGGTCTCGGTACAAGATTTTTGCCAGCAACAAAAGCAATGCCAAAGGAAATGCTACCGATTGTGGATAAACCAACAATTCAGTACATAGTGGAAGAAGCGGTTGCTTCAGGAATTGAGGATATTATTATTGTTACTGGTAAAGGGAAGCGTGCGATTGAGGACCATTTTGATTTTGCACCAGAGCTTGAGCAGAATCTGGCTGAAAAGGGGAAGCTCGACTTATTAGAAAAGGTTCGCTACTCTACGAATTTGGCAGATATCCATTACATTAGACAAAAAGAACCTAAGGGATTAGGTCATGCAGTATGGTGTGCCCGTAACTTTATTGGTGATGAGCCATTTGCTGTGCTGCTGGGCGATGATATTGTGGAGAGTGACACGCCATGCTTAAGACAGTTAATTGATCAATATGAAGAAACCCATTCTTCTGTTATTGGTGTACAAACTGTTTCTGATGAAGATACACACAGATATGGGGTCATCGATCCTGAGAGCCAGAACGGACGCCGTTATCAGGTTAATAACTTTGTAGAAAAGCCAAAATCAGGTACAGCTCCATCCAATTTAGCCATTATGGGTAGGTATGTCCTAACCCCTGAAATCTTTATGTTTCTTGATAAGCAGGAAAAAGGAGCTGGTGGAGAGGTTCAGCTAACGGATGCTATTCAACATTTAAACCAGATTCAGCGTGTGTTCGCATATGATTTTGAAGGAAAGCGATATGACGTAGGTGAAAAATTCGGCTTTGTGAAAACAACGATTGAGTTCGCTTTACAGCATGAGGATTTAAAAATAGAAATGCTGGATTACTTAAGAGAAGTTGTCGCAGCAAATGATGCTAATCTTATTAAGTTGTAA